The genomic window CCGGGCGCTGGTGAGCCACATGGGCCAGCTGACCCGCCAGTTCATCAACGAGCGAATCGGCGACGCGCCGGACCGGCTGACCGCCGAGCGCCGGGGCCTTGAGGCGTTCATCGAGTTCGTGCGCGCGCACAAGGACCTCTACCGCATCGTCATGGAGGCCCAGTTCGTCGCCGAGGACGCCTACCGCGACTACTATCAGGTGTTCGAGGAAGCCTACCGCCGCAACCTGTTGGCTGCCGAAGCGCGCGGCGAGATCCGCCCCGGCCGGGCGGAGGAGCGGGCGTGGGCGCTCATCGGCATGAACGTGTTTCTGGGGCTGCGCTACGGCGTATGGGCGGAGGACAAGAGCCCGGCGGAGATCGCGGCGGCCGTCGCCGACCTCATCAACTTCGGTCTCAGCCCCCGCACGGATGGACAATAGGCTTGCGGGCGAGAAGTAAGCCTTCGCCTTCGCCCGATTTTCCGGCACATTGGCGGGCAGGCTTCTGAGGAAGGGGCTCTGGGCAGGGGAGGCTCGGGGGTCGCAAGGTGGCTTTCGATCTGATCGACATCACCGCAAAGCGCGCGGCGCTGGGCGGCGGGCGGACGGCGCTGGTGGACGTGGCAAGCGGCCGCTCCGTCACCTACGCCGGGCTGGACGAGCGCGCCGCCCGTGCGGCCAGCCTGCTGGCGGATCTGGGCGTGGCCAGGGGCGACCGGGTGGCCGTGCTGTGCCGCAACCGCATCGCCTTCTTCGAGCTTCTGTTCGGCTGCGCCAAGCTGGGGGCGATCCTCGTGCCGCTGAACTGGCGGATGCCGCCCCGCGAACTCGGCATTCTTGTGGCGGACTGCGCGCCCGCGCTCCTCGTTTACGGGCGGGAGGATGAAGCCGCCGCCCGCGCGGTGGCGGGCAGCATTCCAAGCCTCGCCCTCGCTGGCGGCATCGCCGCCCTTGCCCTCGATGACGATGGCCCCGGCGGCTACGAGGCCCGCCTTGCCGCCTGCCCGCCCGCCATCTGCCGGGAAGTGTGGCTACAGGACGAGGTGTGGGTGCTCATCTACACCTCCGGCACCACCGGCGCACCCAAGGCGGTGATGCAGACCTACGGCATGGCGCTCGCCAACTACGTGAACCTCAGCCAGGCCATCGACCTGCGGCAGGGCGAGACCACGCTGAATTTCCTGCCGCTGTTCCACACGGCGGGCATCAACCTCTACACCCTGCCCGTGCTGATGAGCGGCGGGCAGGTGCTGGTGATGCCCGGCTTCGACGTGGACCGGCTGGTGGACCTGCTGGCGGACGGGCGGCTGGACACCATCTTCGCCGTGCCCTCGGTCTACCAGCAGCTGAGCCTGCACCCGCGCTTTAACGAAATCGACCTCTCCCGCGTGCGGCATTGGGGCTGCGGCGGCGCGCCGCTGTCGGACGCGCTGGTGCGGCTCTATCTCGCGCGCGGCGTGCGGGTGTGCAACGGCATGGGGATGACGGAAACCGGCCCCACCGCCTTCCTGATGGACCCGGAGAACGCGCCCGCCAAGGTGGGCTCGGTCGGCAAGCCGCAGCTGCTGTGTCAGGTAAAAATCGTGGATGCGGACGGGCAGGAGGTGCCGCAAGGCGAGCGCGGCGAGATCTGGTTTCGCGGACCCGGCATCACCCCCGGCTACTGGGGCAAACCGGCGGAAACCGCAAGCGCCTTCGCACCCCAAGGCTGGCTGCGCTCCGGCGACCTCGGCTGGCAGGACGCGGACGGCTATTACTACGTGACGGGCCGCATCAAGGACATGTTCATCTCCGGCGGGGAGAACGTCTACCCGGCCGAGGTGGAGAACGTGCTGGTGCAGCACCCGGCAGTGCTGGAGGCGGCGGTCGTCGGCGTGCCCGATGCCCGCTGGGGCGAGGCGGGCCGCGCCTTCCTTTTGCTGCGCCCCGGCGCGGCCCCGCCCAGCGAGGCCGAGCTCGCCGCCTTCTGCCGGGAGCGGCTGGCCGCCTACAAGGTGCCGAAAAGCTTCTGCGTGCTGCCCGACTTTCCCCGCACCGCGGCGGGCAAGATCCAGAAGCACCTGTTGCGGCAGGAGGCGCTGGCCTCGTGACCCGCCTCGGTTTGACGCGTACCTTTAACCAGCAGGACTTCGACCGCTTCGCCGCGCTCTCGGGCGACGCCAACCCCATCCACGTGGATGCAGGCTTTGCCGCCCGCACCCGCTTTGGCCGCACCGTTGCCCACGGCGTGCTGCTGGAGACCGTATTGCGCGGCCTTGCCGGGCAGCTCGCCCCCGGCCGGTGCGTGGCGGAACAGGCGCTGCGCTTCTCCGCCCCCACCTATGCGGACGAGCCCATGCGCTTCGAGGCGTGGAGGGAAGATGACGCCACCCTCGGCCTCAATGTCACCCGCGCTGCTGACGGCACCCTCACCTGCGACGGGCGCATGACGCTGGCCGAAGCCGCCGCCCCACGGCTCAATCCGCTGCCCGATCTGCTGCCCGCGCCGGACACCGCCGCCCGCCTCACCCCCGCGCCCTGCGGACCGCTGAGGCTGGGCATGATCGCCGCCCTCACCCGCCGCTTCTCTGCCGGCGACGTGGCGGAATACACCGCGCTGGGCGGCCACGCCCCCGCACCAGGCACCGTGCCCGAGCCGCTCATCGGCGCACTGTTTTCCACCCTCCTCGGCATGGAGCTGCCGGGCCTTGGCACCAATTACCTCAAGCAGGAAACCCGCCACCTCCGCCCCGCCCGCCTCGGCGAACCCCTGACGGCGCAGGTGGAAATCACCGGCCTCAGGCTGGAGAAAAACCTCGTCGATCTCGCCACCCGCTGCCACAACGCTCAGGACCGCCTGATCGCTGAAGGGCGCGCGCTGGTCTACGTGCGCGACGTCGCGCGGTAGAGCCGCGCCCTTCATCCGGCACAGAGCCCCACGGAGAGAGAGCGGCGGCTTGACCGGGTGCGTCCCGCAAAACGCAAGGGAGTGCAGGGGGCCCAAGACCCCCTGCAAACTTAAAACACCCCAACCAACAACCCTCAGGGCCGGGTGCGCTCGGAGATCCTTGGGCTGCGGCGCGAGTGGGTTCGCACATCCTTGTCCGGTGCGAGGCTCTGGATCGCGCCGCGCAGTTCGGCGCGGCGTTCGTGCACGGAGGCGATGACGCGGCCCATGGGCACGCCCAGTTCGGCCAGCAGGGTTTCGCCCAGTTGCAGGCTGGCTTCGACGGTTTCGGGCACGGCGTCGGTTGCGCCTGCGCGGTAGAGTTTGGCGGCCTGGTCGGCGTCCTGCGCGCGGGCGACGATGAGCAGGTCCGGCCGTTCGGCGCGGGCGAGGCCCACCAGCACCTCGACGGCGGCCGGGTGGCCCATGGTGACCACCAGCCCGGAGGCGGTGGCAATGCCGCAATTCCGCAGGAAGTCGATGTGGGCCATGTCGCCATAGTAGACCGGCCGCCCCTGGCGGCGCTGATCGGCCACCAGTTCGGGGTCGTTGTCCACGGCGATGTAGCGGATCTTGTGCACATCGAGGAGGGAGGCGACCATCTGGCCGACGCGCCCGAACCCGGCGACGAGCACCGGCGCGCCGTCCTCTCGCGGTATGGCCACCTGCGCCTCCTCCGGCAGGGCGGGGTTGCGGGCAGTGGCGCTTTCGCCGATGAGGCGGCCCAGCCATTCGAGGATGGGAATGAGCGCCATGGTGAGCACGGTGAGCAGCAGCGCATATTGGCCGGTTTCCGGCTCGACGAGGCGGTAGCCCAGCGCCAGGCTGAGGATGACGAAGGTGAACTCGCTGCCCGGCCCCAGCATCAGGCCGGCGCGCAGGGCCGTGTGCCAGGGAATGCGGAACAGCCAGCCCAGCCCGGCGACGATGGCGGCCTTGAGAGCGATGAGGCCGACGACCCCGCCGAGCACCAGCAGCGGGTCGCGGATGGCAAGGCCGAGGTTGGCGGAGAGGCCGATGGAGATGAGGAAGACGCCGAGGAGCAGGCCCTTGAACGGCTCGATGGTCACCTCGATCTGGCGGCGGTATTCGGTTTCGGCCAACAGCAGCCCGGCGATGAGCGCGCCCATGGCCAGCGACAGGCCCGCCAGGTAGGTGATGAGGCTGGCGGCCATCACCACCAGCAGGCAAGTGGCCATGAACATGTCGGCGCTGCGGGTGGCGGCCACCATGCGGAACAGCGGGGGCAGCAGCCTTCGCCCCAAAAAGATGAGCGCGGCGACGGCCAGCGCCGCCTCGACGATACCGATGGCGAACTGCTCGCCCATGTCTTCCCCGCCGCCGGCGCCGCCCCCGCCCGAGGCCAGCAGGCCGACGATGAACAGCACCGGCACCACCGCGATATCCTGGAACAGCAGCACGGCAAAGGCGGTGCGCCCCAGGCTGGAGGTCATCTGCCGCTTCTCCGACAGCACCTGGATGATGACGGCGGTTGACGACATCGCCAGGCCCAGCCCCAGCACCACCGCCGCCTTGGCCGGCACGCCGAGCATGGCGGCAATGCCGATGAGCACGCCCGCCGTCAGCGCCACCTGCAGGAGGCCGATGCCGAAGATGAGCCGCTTCATCGTCATCAGCCGCTCGAACGACAGCTCCAGCCCGATCATGAACAGGAGCAGGATGACGCCCAGTTCCGCCACGCCGTGGATGCCGGAGTGACCGGTGATGGTCATGCGGGCGAGCCAGGGCACCTCATTCGCCAGCGCGCCGAGGCCGAACGGCCCGACCGCCATGCCGACAGCCATGAACCCGATCACCGAGCTGATGCGAAGACGATAGAAGATCGGCACGACCAGCCCCGCCGCGCACAGCACGATCGCCGCGTCCTTCAGGCTGAGCAGTTGCAGCGTATCATTCATCGAGGCTCCATCACGCGACCAGCCTAAGTACCATCCGGAGCCGATGTTACACGGCAAATCCTGACGATTCTGTCTCTTTTCAGCATCGCCATTGCCGCGCCGCCCGGCCTGACGCAAGAGCCGTCATGGCAATAGGTAGGGCGTTGTTCGCGCGCGTCCCGATCGTCCTCTTGATGCGAGCGGCAACGGCTGGCACATCCTTGGCGTGTGCCAAAGGCCGCGTCTTCCGGCCTGCGCTGAAGCCCGAGGTTGCCGTCATGATTCCCGTCACCCGCCGCATCGTCCTTGAGGACGACGAGATCGAGGAAAGCTTCATCCGCGCCTCCGGCCCCGGCGGGCAGAACGTCAACAAGGTCTCGACCGCCGTTCAGATCCGCTTCAACGCGCACGCCTCTCCCGCGCTGCCCGACGATGTGTTCGAGCGGCTGGTGCGGATCGCGGGCAAGCGGATGACGCGGGAGGGCGTCATCATCATCACCGCCCAGCGCTACCGCAGCCAGGAGCGCAACCGGGAGGACGCCATCAATCGGCTGGTGGAGATGATACAGGAAGCGGCGGTGCGCCCCACCGTCCGCCGCGAGACGAAGCCCACCTACGGCTCCAAGCAGCGCCGCCTTGCTTCCAAGGCGAAGAAATCCGCAGTCAAGTCACTCCGCCAGAACAAGCCGGGCTTCGATTGACCCTTGCTCAAAAAAAGACCGCGCTTGAGAGCTGGAGGGCTCACATGCGCGGCCAGGGCCTTGGGGAGATGGAGGCCATCTCCGGGGAGGAAAGCAGGGTACCCGGCACGCGGAGGAGAGGACCGCCCCGCACGCCGGGCTTCCGGTGTGTGCCGGAAGAAACCGCCGACCGAACCTCGGCCGGCTTGAAGGTGATCTCGCGTGACCCGGACGATTGAGGGGGACACCGCCCGAACCACCGTTCGCTGGTTCGTGGCGGGTAATGCCCGAGTTGTGCGACGCTTTCGTTACGCACGGCAAAAATTTTCGTGACAGGCCAAAAATATGGGACCCAGCGGGCGCGACCTTCAGGCGGCGGTCAACCGCGCCGGCACGATGCGATTGAGGAGCGCCCCGATGATCCGCCGCGCCGCATCCCGGCGCTTTTCTGTCACCTCCGCCAGCAGGAAGCACAGGGTGACGATGAGCAGCAGGAAGCCCGTGAACACGAGCGCGTTGCCCTTTGAGTCGAAGCCCGCCGCCACCAGGAAGTGGGTCATCGGCCGGTGGAAGAGGTAGAGGGAAAAGGTGGAGCCCGCCGCAACCCTGACCGGCCGTTCGATGCGGGCCATGAGCCCGGCGAACCACGGCGCGCAGGCATGAAAACCGATGAAGTTGGCCATCACCAGGAGGCCCAGCAGGTGGTCGGTCAGCATCTTCTCGGAGGAGACCAGCCGCCACCAGCCCGATATGGTGGCGTGCAGCCAGGTCTTCAGCGCATCGTCCCACACGGCCGCGCCCATCCACAGGATGGCCGCCCATGTGGCCACCACCAGAGCCAGCCCGAGCAGCGGGCTTTTAAGGCGCAGGCGCGGATCAAGCGCGATCCACACGCCCATCGCCCACACCGGCGCGAGCGCGAGCACGCGCGGCCCGGCCAGCAGGGCGGCCAGCAGGAAGAACAGCCAGCGCCACGGCCCGCGGCCAAACACGAGGCAGCCGAACATCGCGTAGTAGAAGACCTCGTAGCAGATGGACCAGTAGGGGAAATTCCAGGGCAGGATCATCTCCGAGCCCCAGCTTTCGTTGAGAAAGAACAGCGAGCCGAGCGCGGTCAGCCATGAGAAGCTGGGGTCCGCCGCCCAGCCGGGCGCGTTGATGCCAAGCCAGCCCGCCAGGGCGTAGAGGGCGAAGCTGAGGAGGATGGCGGGAATGACAACCGGGTAGACGCGGGCAAGACGCGCCACCACGAAGCCGCGCAAGGACCGCCCCGGCCGTATGGTGGTGGAGGCGATGACCAGCCCCGACAGCACGAAGAACACCATCACCGCTTCATGGCCGAGGCCGTAGAGGAAATAGGGGCCGTGATAGAGGCCGTCGTCGGCGGCATGGCCGATGAGCACGGCCAGGGCCGCAAGGAAGCGCACGATATCCAGATAGACCGAAACCGGCCTGGTCAGGAACCTGCCGTCGCCTGCGGTTGGTGGCGTATTTTCCATGGGCTTGCCCGCACCCTATTGGAAGCGGAACGAGGCAAGGACCGTTTGGTTGCGCGCCGGGGCAATCTACCGGCTTTTCTCAGCCCTTGAGCCTTATGTCCTGCACTGCCTCCCCACGTGCATGGGACAGGCGCTCGAACAACGCGGCGATACCCCGCCGCGCCGCATTCCGGCGCTTTTCGGTCACCTCCGCCAGCAGGAAGCAGGCAGCCACCACCCCCAGCAGCAGCCCGGTGAAGGCCAGCGCATCGTCGCCCGCGCTCACGCCCAGCGCTTCCAGCAGCTTGGTCAGCGGGCGATGGAACAGGTACAGCGAGAAGGTGGACCCCGCCAGAAACCGCACCGGCCCTTCAATGCGCGCCATATGCGGAGCGAACCATGGCGCACAGGCATGAAAGCCGATGAAATTGGCCATGACGAGAAAGCCGAGCAGATAATCGGTCACCAGTTTTTGCGACATGTACAGCCGCCACCAGCCGGGCACCACGCTGTAAAGCCAGTTCTGCACGGTTTCATCAAGCTGGCTGGCATCGAGCCAGAAGACCACCGCCCATGTGGCCGCCACCAGCGCCAGCCCGAGCAGCGGGCTCCTGAGGCGCAGGCGCGGATCAAGCGCGATCCACACGCCCATCGCCCACACCGGCGCGAGCGCGAGCACGCGCGGCCCGGCCAGCAGAGCCACCAGCAGGAAGGACAGCCAGCGCCATTGGCCCCGGCCGAACGCCAGGCAGCCGAACATTACGTAGTAGAAGACCTCGTAACTGATCGACCAGTAGGGGGAGTTCCAGGGCAGGATCATCTCCGAGCCCCAGCTTTCGTTGAGAAAGAACAGCGAGCCGAGCGCGGTCAGCCATGAGAAGTTGGGGTCCGCCGCCCAGCCGGGCGCGTTGATGCCAAGCCCGCCCGCCAGGGCATAGAGAGCGAAGCTGAGGAGGATGGCGGGAATGACGACGGAATAAATGCGCGCCGCCCGAGCAATAATGAATGCCTGCGCGTCCCGGCCTTTCCGCAGGGATGTCTCGGCGATCACCAGCCCGGAGAGCACGAAGAAAATCATCACCGCTTCGTGGCTCAGGGTCGTGAGGATATAGGCGCCGTCGTACAGCCCATCCTGCACGCCATGGCCGATCAAAACGGACAGCGCCGCCAGGAATCGCACAAGGTCCAGGTAGACGGAGACCGGTTTTGTCAGGAACCGGTCATTTGCAACTGCTCCGCTCGCCATAGGCTCCCGCATCGCGCCCCAGCATATTCCGCACGCGCTACGACCGTGTGCACCATGGGCCGAAGCCTTGGTAAGCAATGCATTTATACTACAAAAAACGTTATTCCGCCGCAACGGTTACGGCAGGCAAGCGTGAACCGGCAAGGCCGGAGCGCATGCGCCCCGGCCTTGGCCCTGGTGCGTCAGTTGGCCTTGCGGCGGCGGAAGACGGCCATGCCGAGCAGGCCCGCGCCCAAAAGACCGAGCGCCGCCGGTTCGGGCACGGCGGCAACATCGGCAATGATGCTCACATTGTCGACACCCACGTTCAGGAAGAACTCGGTTTCCGCCTGCCCAAAGCGCAGGCGATAGGTTTCGCCGGGCGTGAGAAACGGGGTGAGATCGAAAGCATAGCTGGTATAGTCGTTCGGGTCATCGCCCGCGTCCACGTCGAGGTAGAGGTTGGCGATCACGCCGTCTTCCGTGTCAAAATCATCCGCATCCGCCGTGAGGATATCGACGCGGGCGTGCTGATTGTCCTCCACCATGAAATCAAGACCGGCGGGGTCCACGATCGGGCCGACGTTCGACCAGTCGTTGACGAACATCTGGAAGGTCAGCGCCACGCCCGTGGCATCGAACGGAACGGTGAAATCCTGAATCAGAACGTGCGCGCCGGGATTGTTCATATCGGACACGGCATAGAAGGAGCCGCCCGCCGGATTGTCCGCCGTCGGATTGTCGGACAACGGCAGGTGGATGCCGGGCGTCTCGACAAGCCAGGTTCCGCCGCTGTCTTCCTGGTTGTTGACCGTCCAGCCGGCGAAGGTGCCGGTTTCGAAGTCGCCGTTCTCGATCAGCTCGACGGGTGCCGCACCGGCAGGCAAAGCAAAGCCAAGAAGGACGAGAGTCGCAACGAGCGTATTATGCTTTCGCATTATAATTTTCTCCTCTATCCGCCGCCAGACAGGGAGAGCGCAAGATTCATGCCCAAGCTGATTCTCAACGGATTAGCCGTGGAGCGGGGCAAGCAGCGTCAAGAATTCCGACGGTTGGCTGACGCGCAAACCGACCCGAGAGCGTGGTAATTCCAGCGATTTCAGAGGGGAGAATGTGGTGCCCGGGGACGGAATCGAACCGCCGACACAGGGATTTTCAATCCCTTGCTCTACCAACTGAGCTACCCGGGCGCCGAAGCGGTGGCGGGTCTATAGACGATCCTGATCGGGCTTGTCCAGCGGCCTTTCAGCTTCATCGTCATTTACTTGGCCGGGGACGCTATATGCCTCCCCCAGCCAGTTCAAAAGGTCGCGATCCCGGCACGGGGCCGAGCAGAACGGACGGAACTGGGGAACGGCGGGCTTGCCGCAGATGGGGCATTTAGACGGGCTGGACATGGACATGCCCATACCCCGGAAGCCCCGCCTCCGCCAAGACCTCGATTCGCGCGCCCGCCGCCACTTCGGCACGGGCCAGCAGATCGGGCCAGCGGCTGAGTTCGGCGGCGACCTCCGGCGGGGCATGAATGCGCCGCACGCCCGCGCCGCGCGCCAGTACCGCCTCGCGCATGAGGCGCAGCGCCAGCGATTCCGCCGCCCACTGGTTGCGGCGCATGCCGCACAGGAGGTCGATGACGGAGGGGCCGGGGCGCGGGCGAATCACCTGCATCAGGCCATAGCCGTTGATGGCGGTGCGCTCGAACGGGGTGGGGTCGGCCTTGGCGACGGCATCAAACGCCTCGGCCACTGCCACCCGGTCCGCCTTGGCGTCGCTTCCCAGAAAATCGATCATCACCGGCCCGCCGATGGCGTAGAGCCGCAAGAGCCGCGCGACGGCCTTCGCCGCCGCTACGTTGATATCAAGAGCCCGCCCCGTGCCGTCCACGTCGATCACCAGCCCGGCGCGGGTGCGCTCCAGCGTGAGCAAGCCGCCGGGGAAGGAAACCTCGCCGGAGACCGCCGCATCCAGCGCCTCGTCCACGCCCAGTTCGGCAGGCAGGCGCTCCACCCGGCGCACGGGCGCGCCCGAAGGCACCCACTCGGGCGCAGGGGTGATGAGCCCCGGCGCGCTGGCAGTTGCGCCAAGCGCCGGGCGGGCATGGGCCGGTTTCATCTTGCCGGGTTCCGGCAGCGCGGGGCGCGTGATTTCCACCGCCAGCAACTGTCCCTCGCTCAAGGCCGGCGGCACGGGCTGGAGATAAGCCTCGACGCCGCCACCCACACCGGCGCCCAGATCAACAACGGCGCGGTTCGGCCCCGCCTTGCGGCGCAGGCGCGCGCCGAACACGGCCCCGGTTTGCACCGGGTCGGTTTCATCCCGAATCAAGCGGAGTTCAAGAAGGGTATCGCCCTCGACAAGCACGGCGCGCCGTTCGCCCGGCAGCGCCTCGATCAGCCACTCACCCGGCATTTAGACCACTGGCGGTCAGCAGCGCGTTCGCCTCGTAAAGCGGCAGGCCGACGACGCCCGAATAGGAGCCGGACATCGCCCGCACGTAGGCCGCGAACCGGCCCTGGATGGCATAGCCCCCCGCCTTGCCGTGCCACTCGCCGGAGCGGATGTAGGCATCGATCTCATCGTCCGCCAGCCGCTTGACGGTAACGACGGTATCCGACACCCGCTCGCGCCGCTGGCCGCTGGCGTCGATGACCGCGATGGCGGTGTAGACATGGTGCCGCCGCCCGGAGAGCAGCCTGAGGCAGGCGCGCGCTTCGGCTTCCGTTTCCGCCTTGGGCAGGATGCGCCGGCCGACGGCCACCACCGTATCGGCGGCCAGCACGATGGATTGGGGATGAAGGCTTGCCACCGCCTCCGCTTTTTCGCGGGCCAGGCGGGCGGCATAGGGACGCGGCAGCTCGCCCTTTTGCGCCGTCTCGTCGATGTCGCTGGGGACAACGTGGTCCGGCCGGAGGCCCAGCTGCGCCAGCAAATCGAGGCGGCGCGGGCTGGCGGAGGCGAGGATGAAGGCCACGTTATTTAAAGCGATACGTGACGCGACCCTTGGTCAGGTCGTAGGGCGTCAGTTCCATGAGCACCTCGTCGCCCACCAGAACGCGGATGCGGTTCTTCCGCATCTTGCCGGCGGTGTGGCCGAGAACCTCATGGCCGTTCTCTAGCTTGACGCGGAACATGGCGTTGGGAAGCAGTTCGACAACCTGCCCCCGCATTTCAATCAATTCTTCCTTTGCCATTCGCTTGTCCTGGCAGTTTGGCTCCGAAATGGCGGTCAGATGATGCATTAGCGCATTAAATGCAAGAGGAAGCGCAAGCTTCGCAAAAACATCTCGCATATGACGCCGGTGTTGCCCTTGGGTTGCACGGACTGCAGGCGCGAATAATGCCGCGTATTGACCGGTTACGGCATGGACGTAAGCAGGCGGTCGCCTTATGAACAGGCCGCCGGATACTGGGCCGGATATTGGATAGGATGAAGAAATGACGACCGAAGGACTGGTCATGGCCCTGCCCAAGGGCCGCATCCTGAAGGAAGTGATGCCGCTGCTGCGCGCCGCCGGAATCGAGCCGGAAGCCGCCTTCCATGACGACAGCAGCCGGGCGCTCCATTTCGCCACCAATATTCCCGGCCTTTCCATCATCCGCGTGCGCTCGTTCGATGTGGCGACGTTCGTGGCCTTCGGCGCGGCGCAGCTGGGCGTTGCCGGCAACGATGTGCTGATGGAATTTGATTACCCGGAAATCTACGCGCCGGTGGACCTGAAGATCGGCAAGTGCCGCCTGTCGGTGGCCGAGCTGGCCGACCTCAGCCGCGAGGACGACCCGCGCACCTGGAGCCACATTCGCGTCGCTACGAAATACCCCAATGTCACCCGCCGCTATTTCGCGGCCAAGGGCGTGCAGGCCGAATGCATCAAGCTGAACGGCGCGATGGAGCTGGCTCCGACGCTCGGCCTGTGCCGCCGCATCGTCGATCTGGTCTCGACGGGCCGTACGCTGGTGGAAAACGGCCTCATGGAAGTGGAGACGGTGGCCGAGGTCAGCTCGCGCCTCATCGTCAACCGCGCAGCCTTCAAGACGCGCGGGCCGGAGTTGATGCCGTGGATCGAGAAGATCCGCGCGCTGGTGGAGGAGCAGTAAGGTATGACGTTGCGTCTGGATGTCCGCGAGCCCGGCTTCGAGGCCGCCTTCACCGCGCTGGTGGAAGACCGGCGCGAAGCCCCGACCGACGTGCGCGACGTGGTGACCGCCCTCCTCAAGGACGTGCGCGACCGGGGCGACGAAGCCCTCATCGACTACACGAAGAAATTCGACCGCATCGACCTGCGGAAAACCGGCCTTCAGGTAACGCGCGAGGAAATCGAGGCGGCCATTGCCGCCTGCGAGCCCGAGGTGCTGGCCGCCCTCAAGCTGGCCGCCGAGCGCATCGCCGCCTTCCACGCGATTCAAAAGCCGGAAGACAAGCAGGTGACGGATGCGGCGGGCGTGACCGCCGGGTTCCGCTGGTCCGCCATCGATGCCGTCGGCCTTTATGTGCCGGGGGGCTCGCCAGCTATCCGTCGTCGGTGCTGATGAACGCCGTGCCGGCGAAGGTGGCGGGCGTCCAGCGCCTTGTCATGGTGACGCCAACGCCGGATGGACGCCTCAACCCGTTGGTGCTGGCCGCGGCGGACCTTGCGGGCGTTGATGAAATCTACCGCATCGGCGGCGCGCAGGCGGTAGCCGCGCTCGCCTACGGCACCAAGAGCATCCGCCCGGTCGACAAGATCGTCGGCCCCGGCAACGCCTTCGTGGCGGAGGCCAAGCGCCAGGTGTTCGGCCTCGTCGGCATCGACATGATCGCCGGGCCCTCCGAAATCCTCGTGGTGGCGGACGGCGCCAACAACCCCCTCCACATCGCGGCGGACCTGCTCAGCCAGGCCGAGCATGATGTCACCGCCCAGTCCATCCTCATCACCGATGACGCCGCCTTCGCGGATGCCGTCATCGAAGCGGTGGAGGCCACCATCCCCACGCTCGCCAGCGCCAACGTGGCGCGCCAGAGCTGGAACCGCTTCGGCGCGGTCATCCTCGTCGACAAGCTGGAGGACGCGCCGCCGCTCATCGACCGGCTCGCGCCCGAACACCTGGAACTGGCTGTCGCCAACCCCGCCGCCCTCATGGCGAAGGTGCGCCACGCCGGCTCCGTGTTCATGGGCCGCCTGACGCCCGAGGCCATCGGCGACTACCTCGGCGGCCCCAACCACGTGCTGCCCACCGGGCGGCGCGCCCGCTTCTCCTCGGGGCTTTCGGTCACCGACTTCATGAAGCGCACCACCTTCCTCTCGTGCAGCGAAGACGGCCTCAAGGCCATCGGCCCCTCCGCCGTGAGTCTCGCCACGGCAGAAGGCCTGCCCGCCCACGCACGGTCGGTGTCTGTACGGTTGGGGGAATAGGGTTT from Pedomonas mirosovicensis includes these protein-coding regions:
- a CDS encoding TetR/AcrR family transcriptional regulator, with translation MQDKAPRTERGRRTLRRLLDAAAAEFGERGFHDASINGITQRAGAALGSFYTYFDSKEEVFRALVSHMGQLTRQFINERIGDAPDRLTAERRGLEAFIEFVRAHKDLYRIVMEAQFVAEDAYRDYYQVFEEAYRRNLLAAEARGEIRPGRAEERAWALIGMNVFLGLRYGVWAEDKSPAEIAAAVADLINFGLSPRTDGQ
- a CDS encoding acyl-CoA synthetase translates to MAFDLIDITAKRAALGGGRTALVDVASGRSVTYAGLDERAARAASLLADLGVARGDRVAVLCRNRIAFFELLFGCAKLGAILVPLNWRMPPRELGILVADCAPALLVYGREDEAAARAVAGSIPSLALAGGIAALALDDDGPGGYEARLAACPPAICREVWLQDEVWVLIYTSGTTGAPKAVMQTYGMALANYVNLSQAIDLRQGETTLNFLPLFHTAGINLYTLPVLMSGGQVLVMPGFDVDRLVDLLADGRLDTIFAVPSVYQQLSLHPRFNEIDLSRVRHWGCGGAPLSDALVRLYLARGVRVCNGMGMTETGPTAFLMDPENAPAKVGSVGKPQLLCQVKIVDADGQEVPQGERGEIWFRGPGITPGYWGKPAETASAFAPQGWLRSGDLGWQDADGYYYVTGRIKDMFISGGENVYPAEVENVLVQHPAVLEAAVVGVPDARWGEAGRAFLLLRPGAAPPSEAELAAFCRERLAAYKVPKSFCVLPDFPRTAAGKIQKHLLRQEALAS
- a CDS encoding MaoC family dehydratase; translation: MTRLGLTRTFNQQDFDRFAALSGDANPIHVDAGFAARTRFGRTVAHGVLLETVLRGLAGQLAPGRCVAEQALRFSAPTYADEPMRFEAWREDDATLGLNVTRAADGTLTCDGRMTLAEAAAPRLNPLPDLLPAPDTAARLTPAPCGPLRLGMIAALTRRFSAGDVAEYTALGGHAPAPGTVPEPLIGALFSTLLGMELPGLGTNYLKQETRHLRPARLGEPLTAQVEITGLRLEKNLVDLATRCHNAQDRLIAEGRALVYVRDVAR
- a CDS encoding cation:proton antiporter domain-containing protein, whose protein sequence is MNDTLQLLSLKDAAIVLCAAGLVVPIFYRLRISSVIGFMAVGMAVGPFGLGALANEVPWLARMTITGHSGIHGVAELGVILLLFMIGLELSFERLMTMKRLIFGIGLLQVALTAGVLIGIAAMLGVPAKAAVVLGLGLAMSSTAVIIQVLSEKRQMTSSLGRTAFAVLLFQDIAVVPVLFIVGLLASGGGGAGGGEDMGEQFAIGIVEAALAVAALIFLGRRLLPPLFRMVAATRSADMFMATCLLVVMAASLITYLAGLSLAMGALIAGLLLAETEYRRQIEVTIEPFKGLLLGVFLISIGLSANLGLAIRDPLLVLGGVVGLIALKAAIVAGLGWLFRIPWHTALRAGLMLGPGSEFTFVILSLALGYRLVEPETGQYALLLTVLTMALIPILEWLGRLIGESATARNPALPEEAQVAIPREDGAPVLVAGFGRVGQMVASLLDVHKIRYIAVDNDPELVADQRRQGRPVYYGDMAHIDFLRNCGIATASGLVVTMGHPAAVEVLVGLARAERPDLLIVARAQDADQAAKLYRAGATDAVPETVEASLQLGETLLAELGVPMGRVIASVHERRAELRGAIQSLAPDKDVRTHSRRSPRISERTRP
- the arfB gene encoding alternative ribosome rescue aminoacyl-tRNA hydrolase ArfB, giving the protein MACAKGRVFRPALKPEVAVMIPVTRRIVLEDDEIEESFIRASGPGGQNVNKVSTAVQIRFNAHASPALPDDVFERLVRIAGKRMTREGVIIITAQRYRSQERNREDAINRLVEMIQEAAVRPTVRRETKPTYGSKQRRLASKAKKSAVKSLRQNKPGFD
- a CDS encoding acyltransferase family protein; translation: MENTPPTAGDGRFLTRPVSVYLDIVRFLAALAVLIGHAADDGLYHGPYFLYGLGHEAVMVFFVLSGLVIASTTIRPGRSLRGFVVARLARVYPVVIPAILLSFALYALAGWLGINAPGWAADPSFSWLTALGSLFFLNESWGSEMILPWNFPYWSICYEVFYYAMFGCLVFGRGPWRWLFFLLAALLAGPRVLALAPVWAMGVWIALDPRLRLKSPLLGLALVVATWAAILWMGAAVWDDALKTWLHATISGWWRLVSSEKMLTDHLLGLLVMANFIGFHACAPWFAGLMARIERPVRVAAGSTFSLYLFHRPMTHFLVAAGFDSKGNALVFTGFLLLIVTLCFLLAEVTEKRRDAARRIIGALLNRIVPARLTAA